A single Streptomyces sp. 2114.4 DNA region contains:
- a CDS encoding exonuclease domain-containing protein, with the protein MSWHQELLVSFDLETTGTDVERDRIVTAALIRLEGDGSAVGQQSWLLDPGVPIPEEAAAIHGISTAYVQEHGRPPATAIEEITEALADALRADIPLVVMNARYDLSLLDRECRRHGLRTLTERLGRVPAPVIDPLVLDKHVDRYRKGKRALQALCGHYGVRLDGAHEAGADAAAAAGVARRIGETFPAVALPSPRALHDLQEKAAAEQAASFQAYLRRSGDPQAIVERAWPLIPYQAGAGAEA; encoded by the coding sequence ATGAGCTGGCATCAGGAGCTGTTGGTCAGCTTCGACCTGGAGACCACGGGCACCGATGTCGAGCGGGACCGCATCGTCACCGCCGCGCTGATCCGGTTGGAGGGGGACGGCAGCGCGGTCGGGCAGCAGAGTTGGCTGCTCGACCCGGGGGTCCCGATCCCCGAGGAAGCGGCGGCCATTCACGGCATTTCCACCGCATATGTCCAAGAACACGGCCGTCCGCCGGCGACCGCCATAGAGGAAATCACCGAGGCGCTGGCCGATGCCCTGCGCGCGGACATCCCGCTGGTGGTGATGAATGCCCGGTATGACCTCTCCCTCCTGGACCGCGAGTGCCGGCGGCATGGCCTGCGGACGCTGACCGAACGTCTCGGACGCGTCCCCGCGCCGGTCATCGATCCCCTCGTCCTGGACAAGCATGTGGACCGCTACCGCAAGGGGAAGCGCGCACTGCAGGCGCTCTGCGGCCACTACGGCGTCCGGCTGGACGGTGCCCACGAAGCGGGCGCCGACGCGGCGGCAGCGGCCGGGGTCGCCCGGCGTATCGGGGAGACGTTCCCGGCCGTCGCCCTCCCCTCGCCCCGTGCGCTGCATGACCTCCAGGAGAAGGCCGCCGCCGAACAGGCCGCCTCGTTCCAGGCGTATTTGCGGCGCTCCGGCGACCCACAGGCGATAGTCGAGCGGGCCTGGCCCCTGATTCCGTACCAGGCCGGGGCCGGGGCCGAGGCCTGA
- a CDS encoding aminoglycoside phosphotransferase family protein, with amino-acid sequence MTEPNPAAFTEARARDVLASAGRPDAAADAVLLSLGENAVFALGDNGPVVRVGRSAELLERAERELAVAGWLAAEGVPAVRAAEPVATLVDGHPVTYWHRLPEAVRPAGPDDLAALLKLVHALPEPPFALPRRELLGGVERWLRLAGDAVSAPDAEYLRGRRDAFAAAATALEPQLPRGPIHGDALTRNVHVGPDGPVLVDLETFSFDLREHDLVVMALSRDRYGLSPDAYDTFVSVYGWDVRDWEGCAVLRGSRETASCAWVSQHAPGNPAALKEFRRRIASLRDKDATVRWYPF; translated from the coding sequence ATGACCGAACCGAACCCCGCCGCCTTCACGGAAGCGCGCGCCCGGGACGTACTGGCCTCGGCCGGCCGGCCCGATGCGGCAGCCGACGCCGTGCTGCTCTCGCTCGGCGAGAACGCCGTCTTCGCCCTCGGCGACAACGGGCCGGTCGTACGGGTGGGCCGCAGCGCCGAACTCCTGGAGCGGGCCGAGCGGGAACTGGCGGTGGCGGGGTGGCTGGCGGCCGAGGGAGTGCCGGCCGTACGGGCCGCGGAGCCCGTGGCCACCTTGGTCGACGGGCATCCCGTCACCTACTGGCACCGGCTGCCGGAGGCGGTCCGGCCGGCCGGGCCGGACGATCTCGCCGCCCTGCTGAAGCTGGTCCATGCCCTGCCGGAGCCGCCGTTCGCGCTGCCGCGGCGCGAACTGCTCGGGGGCGTCGAGCGGTGGCTGCGCCTGGCCGGTGACGCCGTGTCGGCGCCCGACGCGGAGTATCTGCGCGGCCGGCGGGACGCGTTCGCCGCGGCCGCCACGGCCCTGGAACCGCAGCTGCCCCGCGGCCCCATCCATGGCGACGCACTGACCCGCAACGTTCATGTCGGGCCCGACGGGCCGGTGCTGGTCGACCTGGAAACCTTCTCCTTTGATCTGCGGGAACACGACCTGGTCGTCATGGCGCTGAGCCGGGACCGCTATGGCCTGTCGCCGGACGCGTACGACACCTTCGTGTCCGTTTACGGCTGGGACGTACGGGACTGGGAGGGCTGCGCCGTACTGCGCGGGTCCCGGGAGACGGCGAGCTGCGCCTGGGTGTCCCAGCACGCGCCCGGAAACCCGGCGGCACTCAAGGAGTTCCGGCGCCGGATCGCCTCTCTGCGTGACAAGGACGCGACGGTGCGGTGGTATCCCTTCTGA
- a CDS encoding carbohydrate ABC transporter permease yields the protein MTLATAPRRSPEAAADRAARTRRAHGAWFLVLPALIPILVLSAGPLLYGIGLAFTDAQSGRTRATRFVGLLNFTDLFHDTLFWDSFRIGLVWAFGVTVPQFFLALGLALLLHLPLRLRWLARALAIIPWAMPEVVVGIMWRLVYHPDAGILNETLRSLGLSGAGGGRDWLSGLATALPAVIVVGIWAGMPQTTVTLLAGLQNVPRELHEAAAMDGAGAWRRFCTVTWPALRPIALAVTALNFIWNFHSFALVFVLTDGGPGGRTRLPMLFAYEEAFRYGQFGYAAAMGLAMVAVVSVLLAVYLAGRLKGDDDR from the coding sequence GTGACCCTGGCGACCGCACCACGGCGGTCCCCCGAGGCGGCCGCGGACCGCGCCGCCCGGACCCGCCGTGCTCACGGCGCCTGGTTCCTCGTCCTGCCTGCCCTGATCCCGATCCTGGTGCTGAGCGCGGGTCCGCTGCTCTACGGCATCGGGCTGGCGTTCACCGACGCCCAGTCCGGCCGGACCCGGGCCACCCGCTTCGTGGGGCTGCTGAACTTCACCGATCTGTTCCACGACACCCTGTTCTGGGACTCCTTCCGGATCGGGCTGGTCTGGGCCTTCGGGGTCACCGTCCCGCAGTTCTTCCTCGCCCTCGGCCTCGCCCTGCTGCTCCACCTCCCGCTGCGGCTGCGCTGGTTGGCCCGGGCGCTGGCGATCATCCCGTGGGCGATGCCGGAGGTGGTCGTCGGCATCATGTGGCGGCTGGTCTACCACCCGGACGCCGGCATCCTGAACGAGACGCTGCGCAGCCTCGGTCTGTCCGGAGCGGGCGGTGGCCGGGACTGGTTGAGCGGTCTGGCCACCGCCCTGCCCGCGGTCATCGTCGTCGGCATCTGGGCCGGGATGCCCCAGACCACCGTCACCCTCCTGGCCGGCCTCCAGAACGTGCCCCGCGAACTGCACGAGGCCGCGGCCATGGACGGCGCGGGCGCCTGGCGCCGCTTTTGCACGGTCACCTGGCCGGCGCTGAGGCCCATCGCACTCGCCGTCACCGCGCTCAACTTCATCTGGAATTTTCATTCCTTCGCCCTGGTCTTCGTGCTGACCGACGGCGGGCCCGGCGGCCGGACCCGCCTGCCGATGCTCTTCGCGTACGAAGAGGCGTTCCGCTACGGGCAGTTCGGCTATGCCGCCGCGATGGGCCTGGCCATGGTCGCGGTGGTCTCGGTCCTGCTGGCGGTGTATCTGGCCGGCCGGCTGAAGGGGGACGACGACCGGTGA
- a CDS encoding carbohydrate ABC transporter permease yields MTTRPRRPNTAPTARRTATRTGQYAALVAYLAFLAFPFLWLISTAFKPPRELGSIHPTWMPEAPTLENFRQAFTQQPLLTAAGNSLLAAAVSALIAIVLAAPMAYVLARSRSRLSRAATGWVVISQAFPLVLVIIPLFLILKGLHLVDSRIGLIMVYVVWSLPFALWMLTGYVRAVPPELEEAAAVDGAGRLRTLVSVTAPLLAPGIVATALFAFITAWNEFFFALVLLKSPGRQTLPVVLTHFLGAEGVADLVPLAAAALLATLPSLLLFAVIQRRITGGMLAGAVKS; encoded by the coding sequence ATCACCACCCGCCCCCGCCGACCGAACACCGCCCCCACCGCCCGGCGCACCGCCACCCGCACCGGCCAGTACGCCGCCCTCGTCGCCTATCTCGCCTTCCTCGCCTTCCCGTTCCTCTGGCTGATCTCCACCGCCTTCAAGCCACCGCGTGAACTCGGCAGCATCCACCCCACCTGGATGCCCGAGGCGCCCACCCTGGAGAACTTCCGGCAGGCCTTCACCCAACAGCCACTACTGACGGCCGCGGGCAACAGCCTGCTGGCCGCGGCGGTTTCCGCGCTGATCGCGATCGTGCTGGCGGCCCCGATGGCGTATGTCCTGGCACGCTCCCGCAGCCGCCTCTCGCGGGCTGCCACAGGCTGGGTCGTGATCAGCCAGGCCTTTCCGCTGGTACTGGTGATCATCCCGCTCTTCCTGATCCTGAAGGGTCTCCATCTGGTGGACTCCCGGATCGGTTTGATCATGGTCTATGTGGTCTGGTCGCTGCCGTTCGCCCTGTGGATGCTGACCGGCTATGTCCGCGCCGTACCGCCCGAGTTGGAGGAGGCCGCGGCTGTGGACGGCGCCGGCCGGCTCCGTACGCTCGTCTCCGTCACCGCACCGCTGCTCGCGCCGGGCATCGTCGCCACCGCGCTGTTCGCCTTCATCACCGCCTGGAACGAATTCTTCTTCGCCCTGGTCCTGCTCAAGTCGCCCGGGAGGCAGACGCTGCCGGTCGTCCTCACCCACTTCCTCGGGGCGGAGGGCGTCGCCGACCTCGTTCCGCTCGCCGCCGCCGCACTCCTCGCCACCCTCCCGAGCCTGCTCCTCTTCGCCGTCATCCAGCGGCGGATCACGGGCGGGATGCTCGCCGGGGCGGTGAAGAGCTGA
- a CDS encoding ABC transporter substrate-binding protein, with protein sequence MRRDSTPAPPARLSRRGLLAAAAALPAAGLLPGCSDDRRRRSSGGRITLRFQSLAWQQDSLRATRQLVDAWNGEHPEVQVQYVQGAWPTVHDQLLTSFEGGEAPDIIHDAADDLADFAYGGNLADLTALLPPRLRSDIPQHSWETATFDGRVHGVPFLQEPRVLIANRARLHRSGVRIPTPEHPWTWAEFKEVARRLTRGTGHGVAWPLKEPVSATLNLALSTGGRMFHRRPDGTVEVRFDAADQVVPRTIHDQVNVDRSASRTTLGMGGSDTLPGFFAGRYAMVPLGFSYRQQIAQQAPKRFDWTVLPAPQGAVPDQGVSPQTLSIAEDCPHKEAAMAFIDFLLRPPHMVRLALGDWLLPTGREALRDPALRVARYDWATGTALAGSLRSAPAQSVRGYPEWKDKVATPGLQEYYSGAIDLDTVQRRLVGDGNLVLARYQR encoded by the coding sequence ATGCGCCGCGACAGCACCCCCGCGCCTCCGGCGCGCCTCAGCCGGCGGGGCCTGCTCGCGGCCGCCGCCGCTCTGCCCGCCGCGGGGCTGCTGCCGGGCTGTTCCGACGACCGGCGACGGCGCTCCTCCGGCGGCCGGATCACCCTGCGCTTCCAGTCCCTGGCCTGGCAGCAGGACTCCCTCAGGGCCACCAGGCAACTCGTCGACGCATGGAACGGCGAGCACCCCGAGGTCCAGGTGCAGTACGTCCAGGGAGCCTGGCCCACCGTCCACGACCAGTTGTTGACCTCCTTCGAGGGCGGCGAGGCGCCGGACATCATCCACGACGCCGCCGACGACCTCGCGGACTTCGCCTACGGCGGGAATCTCGCCGACCTCACCGCCCTCCTGCCACCGCGCCTGCGAAGCGACATCCCGCAGCACAGCTGGGAGACCGCCACCTTCGACGGCCGGGTGCACGGCGTCCCGTTCCTCCAGGAACCGCGGGTGCTGATCGCGAACCGCGCGCGGCTGCACCGGTCGGGCGTACGTATCCCGACTCCCGAACACCCCTGGACCTGGGCGGAGTTCAAGGAGGTGGCGCGGCGACTGACCCGCGGCACCGGCCACGGCGTCGCCTGGCCGCTGAAGGAACCGGTCTCGGCGACCCTGAACCTCGCCCTGTCCACGGGCGGCCGGATGTTCCACCGTCGTCCGGACGGCACGGTGGAGGTCCGCTTCGACGCCGCCGACCAGGTGGTGCCGCGCACCATCCACGATCAGGTGAACGTGGACCGCAGCGCCTCCCGTACGACCCTGGGCATGGGCGGTTCCGACACCCTCCCGGGCTTCTTCGCCGGGCGATATGCCATGGTGCCGCTCGGCTTCTCCTACCGTCAGCAGATCGCCCAGCAGGCGCCCAAGAGGTTCGACTGGACGGTGCTGCCCGCTCCCCAGGGCGCTGTCCCGGACCAGGGGGTGAGCCCGCAGACCCTGTCGATCGCCGAGGACTGCCCGCACAAGGAAGCGGCGATGGCCTTCATCGACTTCCTCCTGCGCCCGCCGCACATGGTCCGGCTCGCGCTGGGGGACTGGCTGTTGCCGACGGGACGGGAAGCGCTCAGGGATCCGGCACTCCGGGTCGCCCGGTACGACTGGGCAACCGGCACCGCGCTGGCGGGCTCCCTGCGCTCCGCACCGGCCCAGTCCGTCCGCGGCTACCCGGAGTGGAAGGACAAGGTCGCCACCCCTGGCCTGCAGGAGTACTACAGCGGCGCCATCGACCTGGACACCGTGCAGAGGCGCCTCGTTGGGGACGGCAATCTGGTCCTGGCCCGCTATCAGCGCTGA
- a CDS encoding S8 family peptidase, which produces MAHKRSSKKRLVTAISAAVAATGIAAVTAVTAGASPAAEGKIYGAEAKGAVNGSYIVMLKKSVHTAESGDLASKYGGQVKRQYSSAIDGFSATGLSEEEAKQLAADPSVDKVVQNKKFHIDGSQANPPSWGLDRIDQADTKGDKKYTYPDAAGEGVTAYVIDTGIHISHKDFGGRASYGFNAIDKSDKAEDDNGHGTHVAGTIAGTEHGVAKKAKVVAVKVLDGQGSGTTEQVVAGIDWVTKNHKGPSVANMSLGGGVDEALDTAVKKAIDAGVTFGVAAGNESSDAGQSSPARVKDAITVASSTKDDQQSDFSNFGSAVDLYAPGSDITSDWNDGATKTISGTSMATPHVVGAAAVYLADHKDAKPADVEKALTAGATDGKISNPSEGTPNKLLKVVK; this is translated from the coding sequence ATGGCTCACAAGCGTTCCAGCAAGAAGCGGCTCGTCACGGCGATATCCGCCGCGGTAGCCGCCACTGGTATCGCCGCCGTCACCGCGGTCACCGCAGGTGCGTCGCCCGCCGCCGAAGGCAAGATCTACGGAGCCGAGGCCAAGGGCGCCGTGAACGGCAGCTACATCGTCATGCTCAAGAAGTCGGTGCACACCGCCGAGAGCGGTGACCTGGCGTCCAAGTACGGCGGTCAGGTCAAGCGGCAGTACTCCTCCGCCATCGACGGCTTCTCGGCGACCGGTCTGAGTGAGGAAGAGGCCAAGCAGCTCGCCGCCGACCCGTCCGTCGACAAGGTCGTGCAGAACAAGAAGTTCCACATCGACGGCAGCCAGGCCAACCCGCCGTCGTGGGGCCTGGACCGTATCGACCAGGCGGACACCAAGGGCGACAAGAAGTACACCTACCCCGACGCCGCGGGCGAGGGTGTCACCGCCTACGTCATCGACACCGGAATCCACATCAGCCACAAGGACTTCGGCGGCCGCGCGTCGTACGGCTTCAACGCCATCGACAAGAGCGACAAGGCCGAGGACGACAACGGCCATGGCACCCACGTGGCCGGCACCATCGCCGGTACCGAGCACGGTGTCGCCAAGAAGGCCAAGGTCGTGGCGGTCAAGGTCCTCGACGGCCAGGGCTCCGGCACCACCGAGCAGGTCGTCGCGGGCATCGACTGGGTCACCAAGAACCACAAGGGCCCCTCGGTCGCCAACATGTCGCTCGGCGGCGGCGTCGACGAGGCGCTGGACACGGCCGTGAAGAAGGCCATCGACGCCGGTGTCACCTTCGGTGTCGCGGCGGGCAACGAGTCCTCCGACGCGGGCCAGAGCTCCCCGGCACGCGTGAAGGACGCCATCACCGTGGCCTCCAGCACCAAGGACGACCAGCAGTCCGACTTCTCCAACTTCGGCAGCGCGGTGGACCTGTACGCCCCCGGTTCCGACATCACCTCGGACTGGAACGATGGCGCCACCAAGACCATCTCCGGTACGTCCATGGCGACTCCGCACGTCGTGGGTGCTGCCGCGGTCTACCTGGCCGACCACAAGGACGCCAAGCCGGCCGACGTGGAGAAGGCCCTGACGGCCGGCGCCACGGACGGCAAGATCAGCAACCCGAGCGAGGGTACGCCCAACAAGCTGCTGAAGGTCGTCAAGTAG
- a CDS encoding dienelactone hydrolase family protein yields MADHDLTGFDRSTFTHDGATRRILRRGTGPAVIVMAEIPGITPKVLAFAERVAALGCTAVLPVLFGTPGRDADPASAGRLKSGLYTASSLWKVCVSREFTVLATGKSSPVVTWLRALAAHEHQRCGGPGVGAVGMCLTGGFALAMAADERLLAPVLSQPSLPLPLTGSRAAGIDISAEDLAAVRGRCERADLRVMGLRFRSDRLVPGDRFAFLRRELGAAFTAVELDDDAANPDAVLPPHSVLTEHLIDEPGQPTRAALDDVLDLFRTRLLAPQHGGEAAETPVAPEDA; encoded by the coding sequence ATGGCAGATCACGACCTGACCGGCTTCGACCGCAGCACCTTCACCCATGACGGCGCCACCCGCCGTATTCTGCGGCGCGGTACGGGGCCCGCGGTGATCGTGATGGCGGAAATACCCGGCATCACGCCCAAGGTGCTGGCGTTCGCGGAACGGGTGGCCGCCCTCGGCTGCACGGCCGTGCTCCCCGTGCTGTTCGGCACGCCCGGCCGCGATGCCGACCCTGCGTCCGCCGGCCGGCTGAAGTCCGGGCTCTACACGGCCTCATCGCTGTGGAAGGTATGTGTGAGCCGGGAGTTCACCGTGCTGGCCACGGGAAAGTCCTCCCCCGTGGTCACGTGGCTACGGGCCCTGGCCGCGCACGAGCACCAGCGCTGCGGCGGCCCCGGCGTCGGAGCCGTCGGGATGTGCCTGACCGGCGGTTTCGCCCTGGCCATGGCGGCCGATGAGCGCCTTCTCGCCCCCGTGCTGTCCCAGCCGTCCCTGCCGCTGCCGCTCACCGGGAGCCGGGCCGCTGGTATCGATATCTCCGCCGAAGACCTGGCCGCCGTGCGGGGCCGTTGTGAGCGTGCGGACCTCCGGGTCATGGGGCTGAGGTTCCGTTCGGACCGGTTGGTGCCGGGCGACCGGTTCGCCTTCCTGCGCCGCGAACTCGGCGCGGCGTTCACCGCCGTCGAACTGGACGACGACGCCGCGAACCCCGATGCCGTGCTGCCGCCGCACTCCGTGCTGACCGAGCACCTCATCGACGAACCCGGCCAGCCGACCCGCGCCGCGCTGGACGACGTACTCGACCTCTTCCGCACCCGCCTGCTCGCACCGCAGCACGGCGGGGAGGCGGCGGAAACTCCCGTCGCCCCGGAAGACGCATGA
- a CDS encoding glycosyltransferase: MHTITVIVPAHNEEEGLPATLDSLAHQTLRPDRILVVDDASTDRTGEVAASHGVTVLRPPRNLGSKAKAQNYALPHCTTDLVLAVDADTVLAPDYIETVLPVFDDPSVSVAAGTVRTRHTRTIWERGRSTEYLFGFHWHRPIQARANSPMVCSGCCSVFRLDDLTAFGGFPERTIVEDMDFTWSQQIAGRRAVYVSNAVALAADPEDLTYLRKQVWRWMAGFCQNVRLHLGRLIVRKPLLALWVLLALLEILTAPLWWATPFVIAATTDQPPALAFLWWAGAELLLTTPPLVYAARRRKLPLPGVLLNIPCVYATKAVNLVYAWKALIVELLLVPLHLSRGLTVYEKGRADTAPVRTALAGG; encoded by the coding sequence TTGCACACCATCACCGTCATCGTGCCCGCTCACAACGAGGAGGAGGGGCTGCCGGCGACACTGGATTCGCTGGCACACCAAACGCTCCGGCCTGACCGGATCCTGGTCGTGGACGACGCCTCCACGGACCGTACGGGCGAGGTGGCAGCCTCACACGGCGTCACGGTCCTACGCCCGCCCCGCAATCTCGGCAGCAAGGCCAAAGCGCAGAACTACGCCCTTCCGCACTGCACCACCGACCTCGTCCTGGCAGTCGACGCGGACACCGTCCTCGCACCGGACTACATCGAGACGGTCCTGCCGGTCTTCGACGACCCAAGCGTCTCGGTAGCGGCAGGCACGGTCCGCACCCGCCATACCCGCACGATCTGGGAGCGCGGCCGCTCGACCGAGTACTTGTTCGGCTTCCATTGGCACCGCCCCATCCAGGCCCGCGCCAACAGCCCCATGGTGTGCTCGGGTTGCTGCTCCGTCTTCCGCCTCGACGATCTGACGGCCTTCGGCGGCTTCCCCGAACGGACCATCGTCGAAGACATGGATTTCACGTGGTCGCAGCAGATCGCGGGCAGACGCGCGGTCTACGTCTCGAACGCGGTCGCCCTGGCGGCCGACCCGGAAGACCTCACCTACCTCCGCAAACAGGTCTGGCGCTGGATGGCCGGCTTCTGCCAGAACGTCCGCCTCCACCTCGGCCGGCTGATCGTCCGCAAACCTCTCCTGGCCCTCTGGGTGCTGCTCGCCCTCCTGGAAATCCTCACCGCACCGCTCTGGTGGGCAACCCCCTTCGTGATCGCCGCGACGACGGACCAGCCACCCGCACTCGCCTTCCTCTGGTGGGCCGGAGCCGAACTCCTGCTGACGACACCACCCCTCGTCTACGCCGCCCGCCGCCGCAAACTCCCGCTGCCCGGCGTGCTGCTGAACATCCCCTGCGTCTACGCCACCAAAGCCGTCAACCTCGTCTACGCCTGGAAGGCCCTCATCGTGGAGTTGCTACTGGTACCACTGCACCTCTCACGCGGGCTGACCGTCTACGAGAAGGGCCGGGCCGATACGGCGCCGGTGCGAACGGCACTCGCAGGCGGGTAA
- a CDS encoding helix-turn-helix transcriptional regulator, translating into MDDNHLGDFLRARRAGLQPEDVGMASYGTRRVAGLRREEVAVLAGVNADYYTRLEQGRERNPSPQVLDALSRALHLDADARAHLHRLAGVTPGDQPSDHAAERVSPALRQLMDGYPNTPAFVMSRAMDLLAANALTDALYAPFCPADNLARMTFLDPASRHFYTDWNRAAQATVANLRQAAGFEPDNPRLRELVATLTEHSADFTRLWNSHTVRGKTQNAKHLLHPGVGPLTLTYQAFDVRDAPGQQLVIYHAEPGSPSAQALHLLGSLHATRRQAEPRPHR; encoded by the coding sequence ATGGACGACAACCACCTGGGAGACTTCCTGCGCGCACGCCGCGCCGGTCTGCAGCCGGAGGACGTCGGCATGGCGAGTTACGGGACTCGCCGGGTCGCCGGACTGCGCCGTGAGGAGGTCGCCGTCCTGGCCGGCGTGAACGCCGACTACTACACCCGCCTGGAACAAGGGCGCGAGCGCAACCCCTCACCCCAGGTACTCGACGCCCTCAGCCGCGCGCTGCACCTCGACGCGGACGCCCGAGCACACCTGCACCGGCTGGCCGGGGTCACCCCTGGCGACCAGCCGTCCGACCACGCCGCCGAGCGGGTCAGTCCGGCGCTGCGCCAGTTGATGGACGGCTATCCGAACACGCCGGCATTCGTCATGAGCCGGGCCATGGACCTTCTCGCCGCCAACGCCCTGACCGATGCCCTCTACGCCCCGTTCTGCCCCGCGGACAACCTGGCCCGTATGACCTTCCTCGACCCCGCGAGCCGGCACTTCTACACGGACTGGAACCGGGCGGCCCAGGCCACCGTCGCCAACCTGCGCCAGGCGGCCGGGTTCGAGCCGGACAATCCACGGCTGCGCGAACTCGTCGCTACCCTCACCGAGCACAGCGCGGACTTCACCCGTCTCTGGAACTCCCACACCGTGCGCGGCAAGACCCAGAACGCCAAGCACCTCCTCCACCCGGGCGTCGGCCCCCTCACTCTCACCTACCAGGCCTTCGACGTGCGCGACGCCCCGGGCCAGCAACTCGTCATCTACCACGCCGAACCAGGCAGCCCCAGCGCCCAGGCCCTCCACCTCCTCGGCTCCCTCCACGCCACCCGACGCCAGGCCGAACCCCGCCCCCACCGTTAG
- a CDS encoding Atu4866 domain-containing protein: MAGTADDDTVDVVGMWVTADGHIRQELLPDGRYDEARGERPSAYTGRYTVTGSHLDYVDDTGFSATGDIRDGVLHHEHLVLYREEKAP; this comes from the coding sequence ATGGCCGGGACTGCCGATGACGACACCGTCGACGTGGTCGGAATGTGGGTGACCGCTGATGGCCACATCCGTCAGGAGCTGCTGCCTGACGGTCGCTACGACGAGGCGCGCGGCGAGCGGCCCAGCGCGTACACCGGCCGGTACACGGTGACCGGCAGCCACCTGGACTACGTCGACGACACCGGTTTCAGCGCGACGGGCGACATCCGGGACGGGGTGCTCCACCACGAGCATCTGGTGCTGTACCGGGAGGAGAAGGCGCCATGA
- a CDS encoding SDR family NAD(P)-dependent oxidoreductase has translation MTPAAPSTETAEFAGKIALVTGAARGVGKETVALLSARGARVVAVDLRPEVKALPGEFPGVLAVSGDITREETAVQAVKSVVDTFGGLDILVNNAGRTLNKPVTQTTVEDWDAVMAVNARGSFLVAREAFRAMKARGGGSIVSTGSYAGTVALPEGAAYSASKGALAQLTKVLAVEGGPLGIRANIVAAGVIETDFLDTFRSDSRAYLASFADAQPLGRVAQPEEIAEALCFLASPRASFITGAVIAADGGFTAA, from the coding sequence ATGACACCTGCCGCCCCGTCCACCGAAACCGCCGAGTTCGCCGGAAAGATCGCCCTCGTCACAGGGGCCGCGCGGGGCGTGGGCAAGGAGACCGTGGCGCTCCTCAGCGCGCGCGGCGCCCGTGTCGTCGCCGTTGACCTACGCCCCGAAGTCAAGGCGCTGCCGGGCGAATTTCCCGGCGTGCTGGCGGTGAGCGGCGACATCACACGGGAAGAGACCGCTGTCCAAGCGGTGAAGTCCGTCGTCGACACCTTCGGCGGACTGGACATCCTCGTCAACAACGCCGGACGCACCCTGAACAAGCCCGTTACCCAAACGACCGTCGAGGACTGGGACGCCGTGATGGCAGTCAACGCCCGGGGCTCCTTCCTCGTCGCCCGCGAGGCCTTTCGGGCGATGAAGGCCCGCGGTGGCGGATCCATCGTCAGCACCGGCTCCTACGCGGGCACCGTGGCGTTGCCCGAAGGCGCCGCCTACAGCGCGTCAAAGGGCGCTCTGGCCCAGCTGACCAAGGTGCTCGCCGTCGAGGGCGGGCCGCTGGGCATCCGCGCCAACATCGTTGCCGCGGGCGTCATCGAGACCGATTTCCTCGATACGTTCCGCTCCGACAGCCGTGCCTACCTGGCATCCTTCGCCGACGCGCAGCCCCTGGGCCGAGTGGCACAGCCCGAAGAGATCGCCGAGGCCCTGTGTTTCCTGGCCTCACCACGCGCCAGCTTCATCACAGGAGCCGTGATCGCCGCCGACGGCGGCTTCACAGCCGCCTAG
- a CDS encoding pyridoxamine 5'-phosphate oxidase family protein has product MTSVDSRPSGPRSPEQRKREALERLARDNDVWVATADSTGEPCLVPLAFWWDGEAVWLSTRDTNPTGRNLCASGRVRLSFGHTRDVVLIHGAARMLTREELPAEVGDAFAAKDGWDPRQDHPSYVFFQVTPEVLQAWGTVPEMAGRTLMRDGKWLV; this is encoded by the coding sequence ATGACCTCAGTTGACTCTCGCCCCAGCGGCCCCCGCAGCCCGGAGCAGCGCAAGCGCGAGGCGCTGGAACGGCTCGCGCGGGACAACGATGTATGGGTCGCCACGGCCGACAGCACCGGTGAGCCGTGCCTCGTTCCGCTTGCTTTCTGGTGGGATGGCGAGGCGGTGTGGCTGTCCACCCGCGACACCAACCCGACCGGGCGAAATCTGTGCGCCTCGGGGCGGGTTCGGCTCTCCTTCGGCCACACCCGCGACGTGGTCCTCATCCACGGCGCCGCGCGCATGCTGACCCGCGAGGAGCTTCCGGCCGAGGTGGGCGATGCCTTCGCCGCCAAGGACGGCTGGGACCCTCGCCAGGACCACCCGTCGTACGTCTTCTTCCAGGTCACCCCGGAGGTGCTGCAGGCGTGGGGAACGGTTCCCGAGATGGCCGGACGTACCCTGATGCGCGACGGGAAGTGGCTGGTCTAG